A window of the Bombus huntii isolate Logan2020A unplaced genomic scaffold, iyBomHunt1.1 ctg00000086.1, whole genome shotgun sequence genome harbors these coding sequences:
- the LOC126876612 gene encoding cylicin-1-like, protein MFDVNSSTEYQKESVKRRKEDIAVLYNDLSPSSSQDTQNLQEWFDKKSKSLGEAEKDHNKKDNISMRNILDGDTNKKNQIETKELEAVSKSTAENDTKSIDNVEQNISLESIQKARDNAYNNEHLLIEEDQMMTAKNACDTTESKTSADLMSRNLDANRQEKSLENKDDKNPSPSMLDSSKRSSRYNVAAKPATSPKFEEIVYNQTRQSNTNKILRSALKTKLIEDKCEIINKQKASENVENKYAKEEKRGVKQKSISDSENETTDTRQRREVLLTNTASDSDRYKSVENDNAVTGVIATDEAKHRGRPRRSDKVEVKKDEDTRKILQNEKGGLEEQRKLEEDTKEETTETEVNSKGRSRTQNDMEDVVEDSQELSNKSKLSEIRIALNKIEYTKTILRNKKNSLERERGVREKKKMYRQKLFQKIYQMINVICFRKKKILSTNYIRNLSILVRRKKKDRGVDQ, encoded by the exons atgtttgatgtcaatagctcaacagaataccagaaagagtctgtgaaacgaaggaaagaagatattgcagtattgtataatgatttgtcaccatcttcgtcacaagatactcaaaatttacaagaatggtttgacaaaaaaagtaaaagtttaggagaagcagaaaaagatcataacaagaaggataatatttcaatgagaaatattttggacggcgatacaaataaaaaaaaccaaattgaaacgaaggaattagaagcagttagtaaatcaactgctgaaaatgatacaaaatcaatagacaacgttgaacaaaatatatcattagaatccatacaaaaagcaagagataatgcttacaataatgaacatttgcttatagaagaagaccaaatgatgacagcgaaaaatgcgtgtgacactacagaatcaaaaacttcagcagatcttatgtcgagaaatttagatgctaatagacaagagaagtctttagagaataaagatgacaagaatccatctccatctatgttagatagtagtaaacggagcagtcgttataatgttgctgcaaagcctgctacttcgccaaaatttgaagaaattgtttataatcaaaccagacaatcaaacacaaataaaattttgcgaagcgctttaaagacgaaattaatcgaagacaagtgtgaaataattaataaacaaaaggcatcggaaaatgtagaaaataaatatgccaaagaagaaaaaagaggtgttaaacaaaaatcaatttcagatagtgaaaacgaaacaactgatactcgtcaacgaagggaagttcttttaacgaacacagctagtgatagcgataggtataaatctgtagaaaatgataatgcagtaacgggtgtaatagcaactgatgaagcgaaacatagaggcagacctaggagatcggataaagtcgaagttaaaaaagatgaagatacaaggaagatcctacaaaatgagaagggtggattagaagaacaaagaaaactcgaagaagatacaaaagaagaaactacagagacagaagtcaattcaaaag gtagaagccgcactcaaaatgatatggaagatgtagtagaagattcacaagaattatctaacaaaagtaagttatcagaaataaggattgcacttaacaaaattgaatatacaaaaactattttacggaataaaaagaattcattagaaagagaaagaggagtaagggaaaagaagaaaatgtacagacagaaattatttcaaaaaatatatcagatgataaatgtgatttgctttagaaaaaaaaaaatattatccacaaactacattaggaatttatctattttagtgaggagaaagaaaaaggatagaggagttgatcaatag